A genome region from Vibrio tapetis subsp. tapetis includes the following:
- a CDS encoding SDR family oxidoreductase, with translation MQNLERTRKVAIVTGGGRGIGAATSKLLAAKGYSVCVNYRVNAEQADLVVGSILELGGEAFSFQADVSVEEQVQQLFSAVQQRYGRVTHLVNNAGILFTQSTLVDMDLERFNKVMLTNVSSCFLCSKAFIHQVGGYGAIVNVSSAASRTGAPFEYVDYAASKGAMDSLTKGLSLELAASGIRVNGVRPGCIYTEMHADGGEPDRVNRLASQLPLQRGGTPEEVAESIAWLLSDEASYVTGSFIDIAGGR, from the coding sequence GTGCAAAATTTAGAACGAACAAGAAAAGTGGCAATTGTTACTGGGGGCGGTCGAGGGATCGGAGCCGCTACGTCTAAACTACTCGCCGCTAAAGGTTATTCCGTTTGTGTAAACTATCGGGTAAACGCTGAGCAAGCTGACTTGGTTGTGGGTTCGATACTCGAGTTAGGTGGCGAAGCATTTAGCTTTCAAGCTGACGTTTCGGTGGAAGAACAGGTACAACAATTGTTTTCTGCCGTACAACAACGCTATGGTCGGGTTACACACTTGGTCAATAATGCTGGCATTTTGTTTACCCAATCCACATTGGTCGATATGGATTTAGAGCGCTTCAATAAGGTGATGCTGACGAACGTGTCGAGTTGTTTTTTATGCTCAAAAGCGTTTATTCATCAAGTGGGCGGTTATGGTGCGATTGTGAATGTATCGTCGGCGGCGTCAAGAACGGGTGCTCCGTTTGAATACGTAGATTACGCGGCATCAAAAGGTGCAATGGACTCATTAACTAAAGGACTTTCTCTTGAACTGGCGGCTTCAGGAATTCGAGTCAATGGCGTAAGACCCGGTTGTATTTATACCGAGATGCATGCTGATGGTGGTGAGCCTGATAGGGTTAATCGCCTAGCGTCACAATTGCCGTTACAGCGCGGTGGCACGCCTGAGGAAGTGGCGGAGTCCATTGCTTGGTTGCTGTCAGATGAAGCTTCCTATGTCACTGGAAGCTTTATTGATATTGCCGGTGGCCGTTAG
- a CDS encoding zinc ribbon domain-containing protein YjdM yields the protein MSLPPCPNCQSEYVYQDQNNLLCPECAYEWNPVEEQESAEAAAIKDVNGAKLEQGDKVIFIKDLKIKGSSKVLKIGAKGVIRRIVEGKDHQLDCKIDGIGEMMVTAKYVKKA from the coding sequence ATGTCTTTACCTCCATGTCCAAATTGCCAGTCTGAATACGTGTATCAAGATCAAAATAACTTGCTCTGCCCCGAGTGTGCTTATGAGTGGAACCCTGTTGAAGAGCAAGAAAGTGCAGAAGCCGCCGCCATCAAAGACGTGAACGGTGCTAAACTGGAGCAGGGAGATAAAGTCATTTTTATTAAGGACTTAAAAATAAAGGGCAGCTCTAAGGTATTGAAAATTGGCGCTAAGGGTGTGATTAGACGTATTGTTGAAGGAAAAGACCACCAGTTAGATTGTAAGATCGATGGTATTGGCGAAATGATGGTAACGGCTAAATACGTCAAAAAGGCGTAA
- a CDS encoding adenylate kinase: MKRVAIFGKPGSGKSTLSKALARATGLPLHPLDSMVYQKDGQLVDKAVFNQLHEQVLNSERWIMDGLGPLGAFNQRLDVADTLIYIDLPYFVSYWLVTKRLLKGAFVKPEGWPDGSSVITGSLQSYKMLRLSRRFWNQEFMQRLEASANNKSIYIIRSISELNGLIKQHGLNEKKASK, translated from the coding sequence ATGAAAAGAGTGGCAATATTTGGTAAGCCCGGAAGCGGTAAATCGACGTTAAGTAAAGCACTCGCTCGCGCAACAGGCTTGCCATTACATCCGTTAGATTCGATGGTTTATCAAAAAGACGGTCAGCTGGTTGATAAAGCAGTGTTTAACCAGCTGCACGAGCAAGTGCTTAATTCAGAACGTTGGATTATGGATGGATTAGGGCCATTGGGGGCATTTAATCAACGTCTGGACGTGGCTGATACACTGATCTATATAGATTTACCCTATTTCGTCAGTTACTGGCTAGTGACTAAGCGGCTGTTAAAAGGGGCGTTTGTTAAGCCTGAAGGGTGGCCAGATGGGAGTTCGGTTATTACAGGCAGTTTACAAAGCTATAAAATGTTGAGATTAAGTCGGCGTTTTTGGAACCAAGAATTTATGCAAAGGTTAGAAGCTTCTGCAAACAATAAATCTATATACATCATTCGCTCTATCTCTGAGCTCAATGGATTGATTAAACAACATGGATTGAATGAGAAGAAGGCATCAAAGTGA
- a CDS encoding nitrogenase-stabilizing/protective protein NifW → MTTPYINDIIRSFTSIEQALDYFDTGYERQFIEQYRLPLMKRFNGYLLLEQPDDWFSARRALKNAYCKVQRSRLSKQTRQACRGCTTCQRR, encoded by the coding sequence ATGACAACACCTTACATCAATGACATCATCCGTAGCTTTACATCCATTGAGCAAGCGTTGGACTATTTTGACACTGGCTATGAACGTCAATTTATCGAACAATATCGCTTACCACTAATGAAGCGGTTTAATGGCTATTTATTACTAGAGCAACCCGATGATTGGTTCTCTGCCCGAAGAGCATTAAAAAACGCCTATTGCAAAGTACAGCGCTCACGTCTTTCCAAGCAAACCCGACAAGCATGCCGCGGATGCACGACCTGCCAACGGCGATAA
- a CDS encoding GNAT family N-acetyltransferase: MFREITKSEFNSFWSTFSSVIQAQETYAFDSDMTQEQAYVLWCQSPLKSFAFIENGEVLGTYYIKPNAMGPSRHICNCGYMVSSEARGKGVARRMCEHSQQVAIELGFEAMQFNSVVSTNDIAVKLWEKMGYTIIGTIPKAYKHGRLGLVDSYIMYKWLQP; the protein is encoded by the coding sequence ATGTTCAGGGAAATTACAAAATCTGAATTCAATTCGTTTTGGTCAACATTTTCTTCGGTTATTCAGGCTCAAGAAACTTATGCGTTTGACTCAGACATGACTCAAGAACAGGCCTATGTCCTTTGGTGTCAATCGCCACTCAAATCTTTTGCTTTTATAGAAAACGGCGAGGTTCTTGGTACGTATTACATTAAGCCAAATGCGATGGGGCCGAGCCGTCATATCTGTAATTGTGGCTATATGGTATCAAGTGAAGCTCGGGGTAAAGGGGTTGCGCGTAGAATGTGCGAGCACTCACAGCAAGTGGCCATCGAGTTGGGTTTCGAAGCGATGCAATTTAATAGCGTAGTCTCTACTAATGACATTGCAGTGAAGCTTTGGGAAAAAATGGGTTATACGATTATAGGTACGATTCCTAAGGCATATAAACATGGACGGTTGGGTTTGGTAGATAGTTATATTATGTATAAGTGGCTACAACCATAA
- a CDS encoding YeiH family protein, with the protein MRILNTDYLTIKNIPFFIAAAFCFTPWASSPTALVLGFLLANLGFVPSNVPLSQITKKLLAYSIVGLGFGIQLDQAIAVTSDGIGIILTTIIGTLLFGWFLTKKMGIEQKTGYLISAGTSICGGSAIAAVSPAIKANDEQMGLALATIFVLNSVALFIFPVIGFALGLDQHTFGTWAAIAIHDTSSVVGAASAYGEEALKTATTLKLARALWIVPVAFVSSIIFSSGSKKITIPYFILFYCAAILFSDALPQCSDIYNGIFSVSKQALVLCLFFIGCNISVSKVRSAGPKPLVFGVTLWVLISCLSLGWLTLV; encoded by the coding sequence ATGCGCATACTTAATACCGATTATTTAACGATCAAAAACATACCTTTTTTTATTGCTGCTGCATTTTGTTTTACTCCATGGGCATCCTCCCCGACCGCTTTAGTTCTTGGCTTCTTATTGGCTAATTTAGGCTTCGTTCCATCCAACGTTCCGTTAAGCCAAATCACGAAAAAACTGCTCGCCTACTCTATTGTTGGGCTTGGTTTTGGAATCCAGCTGGATCAAGCTATCGCGGTAACGAGTGACGGTATTGGAATTATCTTAACCACGATCATCGGGACATTACTGTTCGGCTGGTTTCTAACCAAGAAAATGGGGATAGAGCAAAAAACGGGATATTTGATTTCTGCAGGAACGTCAATTTGTGGGGGCAGCGCCATCGCCGCTGTTTCACCTGCAATAAAGGCAAATGACGAGCAAATGGGGTTGGCACTTGCCACTATATTCGTGCTGAATTCGGTTGCCTTGTTTATCTTTCCAGTCATTGGATTTGCTTTGGGCCTCGATCAGCACACATTTGGAACTTGGGCGGCCATCGCAATTCATGACACATCGTCAGTGGTTGGTGCGGCTTCGGCCTACGGTGAAGAAGCCTTAAAAACCGCGACGACGTTAAAGTTAGCTCGTGCTTTATGGATTGTACCTGTCGCCTTTGTGAGTTCGATTATCTTTAGCTCTGGTAGCAAGAAAATCACGATACCCTATTTCATTTTGTTCTATTGCGCAGCCATCTTATTCAGTGACGCACTGCCTCAATGTAGCGACATTTATAACGGTATATTCTCGGTATCAAAACAAGCATTAGTGCTGTGTTTATTCTTCATCGGCTGCAATATTTCGGTGAGTAAAGTCCGCTCTGCTGGACCAAAACCGTTAGTCTTCGGGGTGACATTGTGGGTGCTGATTTCATGCTTATCTTTAGGATGGTTAACTCTGGTTTAA
- a CDS encoding pilus assembly protein N-terminal domain-containing protein, with translation MKQHVVGQALKRWLTGFALSFFAIVPVFQAHAAHISSAKQTLNLYLGSAKIITLQQAANTVFIADPSIASFQASSDKTLIVFGRKPGSSSLFVLDDKGKQVYSANVRVGYDLSGLRPTLKREFPQANIGVRAYGGGVMLFGSVPDAATAAQALAITNEFVQQALQQVGSDGAPMPTGDGAGAEKASVGRGAGIGGYKQGLVLNKTTHASTFRPIFPFRL, from the coding sequence ATGAAACAACATGTCGTTGGCCAAGCATTAAAGCGTTGGCTAACAGGGTTTGCTTTGTCATTTTTTGCCATAGTACCTGTATTTCAAGCACATGCCGCGCACATATCGTCAGCAAAACAGACCCTTAATTTATATTTAGGGTCAGCAAAGATCATCACCTTACAGCAAGCAGCGAATACCGTTTTCATTGCCGATCCGAGCATCGCCAGCTTTCAGGCATCTAGCGACAAAACACTGATCGTATTTGGCCGAAAACCGGGGTCGTCGAGTTTATTTGTGTTGGATGACAAGGGTAAACAGGTTTATTCAGCGAATGTTCGAGTTGGCTATGATCTGTCGGGTTTGCGGCCTACGTTAAAGCGCGAATTCCCTCAAGCGAATATTGGTGTGCGAGCTTATGGCGGTGGTGTCATGTTATTTGGAAGCGTACCCGATGCAGCGACAGCGGCTCAGGCGCTTGCGATCACCAATGAATTTGTTCAACAAGCGCTTCAACAAGTTGGTAGCGATGGGGCACCAATGCCGACCGGTGATGGTGCTGGTGCTGAAAAGGCTTCGGTAGGGCGTGGCGCTGGTATTGGCGGATATAAGCAAGGTTTGGTTTTGAATAAAACGACCCATGCCTCCACCTTCCGCCCCATATTCCCTTTCAGACTTTAA
- the cpaB gene encoding Flp pilus assembly protein CpaB, with amino-acid sequence MKIRFLLYILLAGLVAAGGYIYWQQLLKEDPVSAEQTAKSTNEDLTKPKYQGAYFLTASRNLAKGSLVQSSDLVWRQKREDEDIADLERYYLKGIAKPQALAGFVVRHAIKQGEFVNKASFIRPGDFNYLSAVLKPGMRAVSIPIDVISGSSGLIKPGNSVDVIITTNLEGGGMSGRELSSIIAKTILSNVRVLAINQNVENLVETQAFDIAKAGTATLETTAKQAELLTVARKMGELSLSLRSEFVDMESDIKGGNQQRRLAK; translated from the coding sequence ATGAAAATTCGTTTTTTACTTTACATCTTACTGGCCGGCTTAGTAGCGGCAGGTGGCTATATATATTGGCAACAATTATTGAAAGAAGACCCAGTAAGCGCTGAGCAAACAGCTAAAAGCACTAATGAGGATTTAACCAAACCCAAGTATCAGGGGGCGTATTTTCTGACAGCAAGCAGAAACTTGGCTAAAGGCAGCTTGGTTCAATCGTCCGATTTGGTTTGGCGACAAAAGCGGGAAGATGAAGACATAGCGGATTTAGAGCGCTATTACTTGAAGGGGATTGCTAAACCTCAAGCCCTAGCAGGTTTTGTTGTAAGACATGCAATAAAGCAAGGTGAATTCGTTAACAAAGCGAGCTTTATCAGGCCGGGCGACTTTAATTATTTGTCGGCGGTACTCAAGCCTGGGATGCGAGCGGTAAGTATCCCGATTGACGTTATTTCTGGTAGCTCAGGTCTTATCAAGCCAGGAAATTCAGTGGACGTGATCATCACGACCAACTTAGAAGGTGGGGGTATGTCGGGCCGTGAGTTATCCAGCATCATAGCCAAAACCATTCTTAGTAATGTGCGAGTACTCGCGATCAACCAAAACGTTGAAAACTTAGTCGAAACGCAAGCATTTGATATCGCAAAAGCAGGCACCGCGACACTTGAAACCACAGCAAAACAAGCCGAGTTATTGACCGTAGCCAGAAAAATGGGAGAGCTTTCGTTAAGCCTACGAAGTGAATTTGTTGATATGGAAAGCGATATCAAGGGGGGGAATCAACAACGACGGCTAGCCAAGTAA
- a CDS encoding prepilin peptidase codes for MINEPFIFVLGPLLWISLGDIRNRTISHCACGALLVFWLLFSVIHFEVEQIFHHLFIGVIALMGGFLLYSLQVWGAGDGKLLAICLLWVGDEWPETLFSIAMLGGGLAGTYLLIRRFSGVSNNLPYGVAIAMGTLYQLSV; via the coding sequence GTGATAAATGAGCCATTTATTTTCGTATTAGGCCCATTGTTATGGATTTCACTCGGCGACATTAGAAATAGAACCATCAGTCACTGTGCCTGTGGCGCACTGCTGGTGTTTTGGTTGTTATTTTCAGTCATCCACTTTGAAGTCGAACAGATCTTCCATCACCTTTTTATTGGCGTTATCGCGTTAATGGGTGGGTTTTTACTTTATTCGCTTCAAGTGTGGGGAGCCGGTGACGGAAAGTTACTGGCGATCTGTTTACTTTGGGTTGGTGATGAATGGCCAGAGACACTCTTCAGTATCGCAATGTTAGGTGGGGGTTTAGCGGGTACGTACTTATTAATACGAAGATTTAGTGGTGTAAGCAATAACTTGCCATACGGTGTGGCGATAGCGATGGGAACTCTATATCAATTAAGTGTTTAG
- a CDS encoding LysR family transcriptional regulator yields the protein MNLSQVEAFCSVADLGSVSEAARQLECNRTKLSMAIKALEKDLNTELFVRSGNHLSLSEAGKAIYKDCESLLVTQKRIVQTCRQVSGEFNAEVWIARDDSLPDELWQKLAHQINKKFPATSFNIVLASSGDLANLVETQQVDFAFGVDYERTDDPRVTYHPIGKIRLMSVCRKGHPLTKMRRVSDEDLRNAMQASLAYLNEKDNPELQPFSLRYIGFSSFDYMLNTILSEDAWGVLPEPLIRPLLRQENIAVIKHTYGLTQEDYCMFTAAGMTEDSAMVWLVDKLSDYLFDF from the coding sequence ATGAATCTGTCTCAAGTAGAAGCTTTTTGCAGCGTCGCTGACCTTGGTTCGGTTTCCGAAGCCGCTCGACAATTAGAATGTAATCGAACCAAGCTCAGCATGGCGATTAAAGCATTAGAAAAAGATCTAAATACCGAGCTCTTCGTTCGGTCAGGCAACCATTTATCCCTTTCCGAAGCAGGCAAAGCCATCTATAAAGATTGCGAAAGCCTTCTAGTCACGCAAAAGCGGATTGTTCAAACGTGCCGACAAGTCTCGGGCGAGTTCAATGCAGAAGTCTGGATTGCTCGTGATGACTCACTGCCTGATGAGCTTTGGCAAAAACTGGCGCATCAAATAAACAAAAAGTTTCCTGCGACCTCCTTTAACATCGTTCTTGCATCAAGTGGAGATCTCGCAAACTTAGTCGAAACTCAACAAGTCGACTTCGCATTTGGTGTTGATTATGAACGCACCGATGATCCAAGAGTCACCTACCACCCTATCGGCAAAATACGGTTAATGTCAGTCTGTCGCAAAGGGCACCCACTGACTAAAATGCGACGAGTCTCGGATGAAGATTTACGAAATGCTATGCAAGCGTCGCTCGCTTACTTAAACGAAAAGGATAATCCAGAACTCCAACCTTTTTCCCTGCGTTATATTGGCTTTTCAAGCTTTGATTACATGTTAAATACTATTCTCAGCGAAGACGCTTGGGGCGTATTGCCGGAGCCTCTTATTCGCCCTCTTCTTCGACAAGAAAATATCGCGGTGATTAAACACACCTACGGGCTGACTCAAGAAGACTACTGCATGTTTACCGCTGCGGGCATGACTGAGGACTCCGCCATGGTTTGGTTAGTCGATAAATTGAGTGATTACCTATTCGATTTCTAA
- a CDS encoding cation diffusion facilitator family transporter, whose product MCARTNKNENKVLTFSAILASGFALGGLVLGLWVGSLVIVFDGVYSLISLLLTLLSLAAAWYIQKPSDSQFPFGRAVIEPIVIIIKAASILGVVMYALYSAVEALFAGGRQVDASIATLFGVVNVVGCGYAWWVIANKSKQYSSGLIEAEAKQWKMDTLLSLVVTVGFVVAWFISLSPLREYAVYADPAMMVCMSFYFIKVPFDMLKDALRVLLMMSPDKELCQKVDNDISAVEQEIPQDIQVTGVTKIGRELRVDVSILTNKKSIEIDDIERTRSKITRRLSSLPYDLQLNLNVCT is encoded by the coding sequence ATGTGTGCTAGGACAAACAAGAACGAAAACAAAGTATTAACCTTTTCAGCCATCTTGGCTTCTGGCTTTGCGCTGGGTGGGCTCGTTCTTGGATTATGGGTCGGTTCATTGGTCATCGTTTTCGATGGCGTCTACTCATTAATCAGCCTACTGTTAACTTTATTGTCACTGGCCGCCGCATGGTACATTCAAAAGCCGTCCGATTCTCAATTCCCTTTTGGACGAGCAGTCATCGAGCCGATTGTTATCATCATTAAAGCGGCATCGATTCTCGGTGTCGTGATGTATGCCTTATATTCTGCCGTTGAAGCATTATTCGCGGGTGGACGCCAAGTCGATGCTTCTATCGCCACCTTGTTTGGTGTTGTCAATGTGGTCGGTTGCGGATATGCATGGTGGGTGATCGCCAATAAAAGCAAACAATACTCTTCCGGTTTAATCGAAGCTGAAGCCAAACAGTGGAAAATGGACACTTTGCTCAGCTTGGTGGTAACGGTCGGGTTTGTGGTGGCTTGGTTTATTTCCCTTTCGCCGCTTCGCGAATATGCCGTGTACGCCGACCCAGCCATGATGGTTTGCATGTCTTTCTATTTCATCAAAGTGCCATTCGACATGCTTAAAGATGCGCTTCGAGTACTACTGATGATGTCTCCAGATAAAGAGCTATGTCAGAAAGTTGATAATGATATCTCTGCAGTAGAACAAGAAATACCCCAAGATATTCAAGTGACGGGTGTCACCAAGATTGGACGCGAGCTTAGGGTAGACGTGAGTATTCTCACCAATAAAAAGTCCATTGAAATCGATGATATCGAACGTACAAGAAGCAAAATAACGCGTCGGCTTTCTAGCCTACCTTATGATTTACAGCTTAATCTTAACGTTTGTACCTGA
- a CDS encoding DUF1244 domain-containing protein — protein MADFKYKNLSQEQQDKLDAEVFRRLLRHLDDNKDVQNIDLMIEGGFCRNCFSKWYKAEAENQGHDLDIDDARERVYGMTYQEWKDNHQPAATPEQLAAFEARQNK, from the coding sequence ATGGCTGATTTTAAATACAAGAACCTAAGCCAAGAGCAACAAGATAAGCTTGATGCTGAAGTGTTTCGTCGTTTGTTACGTCACCTAGACGACAACAAAGACGTACAAAACATTGATCTAATGATTGAGGGCGGTTTTTGTCGCAACTGTTTTAGTAAATGGTACAAAGCAGAAGCCGAGAATCAAGGTCACGACCTAGATATTGATGACGCACGTGAACGTGTTTATGGCATGACGTATCAAGAGTGGAAAGACAACCATCAACCAGCGGCAACGCCTGAGCAATTGGCAGCCTTTGAAGCTCGTCAGAACAAATAA
- the vexH gene encoding vibriobactin export RND transporter permease subunit VexH produces MWLSDVSVKRPIVAIVLSLLLCVFGAVSFTKLAVREMPDIESPVVSISTRYDGASASIIESQITSVLEDQLSGISGIDEITSTTRNGSSRIKITFELGYDLNTGASDVRDAVARAQRRLPDEADDPIVYKDNGTGEASIYINLSSSVMDRTQLTDYTDRVLNDRFSLISGVSSVQISGGLYKVMYVKLKPELMAGRGVTTTDITSALKSENVENPGGEVRNDAIVMSVRTARLYNTAADFDYLVVKQASDGTPIYLKDVADVYIGAQNENSTFKSDGVVNVSLGIVPQSDANPLQVAKSVREEVDNIQKFLPEGTRLAIDYDSTVFIDRSISEVYNTLFITGGLVILVLYIFIGQVRATLIPAVTVPVSLISSFIAAYYFGFSINLITLMALILSIGLVVDDAIVVVENIFHHIEKGESPLVAAYKGTREVGFAVVATTLVLVMVFLPISFMEGMVGLLFTEFSVLLAMSVIFSSLIALTLTPVLGSKILKANVKPNRFNKAIDRLFGRLGNGYRWLLTKAMVVRILAPVVILGCIGGSVVLMDKVPSQLAPQEDRGVLFAFVRGADATSYNRMNANIDIVEERLLPLLGQGVLKSFSVQSPAFGGNAGDQTGFVIMILEDWEDRTVTAQEALGMIRKALVDIPDARVFSMMPGFRGGSSEPVQFVLGGSDYPELQKWSELLKTKANESEIMNGAEINYSEKTPELVVTVDKNRAAELGIKVTDISNTLEVMLGGKTETTFVERGEEYDVYLRGDENHFNNAADLSQIYMRTNSGQLVTLDAVTRIEEVASSIRLSHNNKQKSITLTANLNDGYTLGEALDELDRLAIENLPSDISVAYSGESKEFKENQASVLVVFALALLVAYLVLAAQFESFINPLVVMLTVPMGILGGFIGLFVMDQGLNIYSQIGMIMLIGMVTKNGILIVEFANQLRDKGVVFEQAIIDAAARRLRPILMTAFTTLAGSIPLIVSTGAGYESRIAVGTVIFFGMGFATLVTLFVIPAMYRLICVRTHSPGFVEAQLNEALSRETVSRPTHGEFGMNNNGEKNG; encoded by the coding sequence ATGTGGTTATCTGATGTCTCTGTAAAAAGACCGATTGTAGCGATTGTATTGAGCTTATTGCTGTGCGTATTTGGCGCGGTTTCGTTTACTAAACTTGCCGTACGCGAAATGCCTGATATTGAAAGCCCAGTGGTGTCCATATCGACAAGGTATGACGGTGCGTCCGCTTCTATTATAGAGAGCCAAATTACCTCAGTCTTAGAAGATCAGCTTTCTGGTATTAGTGGCATTGACGAGATCACGTCGACAACGCGGAATGGATCGTCGCGCATTAAAATTACGTTTGAACTGGGGTATGACTTAAATACCGGTGCCAGTGATGTTCGTGATGCGGTAGCAAGGGCGCAAAGACGACTGCCTGATGAAGCCGACGACCCTATTGTTTATAAAGACAATGGTACTGGTGAAGCCTCGATCTATATTAACTTGAGTTCGTCGGTAATGGATCGTACTCAACTCACCGATTACACAGACCGAGTCTTGAACGACCGATTCAGTTTGATCTCCGGTGTGAGCTCTGTGCAAATTTCTGGTGGTTTATATAAGGTCATGTACGTCAAGCTAAAACCAGAGCTAATGGCTGGCCGAGGGGTGACCACTACCGATATTACCAGTGCGCTTAAGAGCGAAAACGTCGAAAATCCCGGTGGTGAAGTACGTAATGATGCGATTGTTATGTCCGTTCGTACCGCGCGTCTTTATAACACGGCAGCAGACTTTGACTACCTGGTGGTTAAACAAGCCAGCGATGGCACGCCGATCTATCTCAAAGACGTCGCTGACGTTTATATAGGGGCACAAAACGAGAATTCGACCTTTAAAAGTGATGGCGTGGTCAATGTCAGTTTAGGCATTGTTCCTCAGTCGGACGCAAACCCACTTCAAGTCGCCAAATCTGTGCGTGAAGAAGTGGATAATATTCAAAAGTTTTTGCCAGAAGGCACCCGTCTTGCGATAGATTACGACTCGACCGTGTTTATCGACCGCTCTATCAGTGAGGTATACAACACCCTATTTATTACCGGTGGTCTGGTGATTTTGGTGCTGTACATCTTTATTGGTCAGGTTCGTGCGACGCTTATCCCTGCGGTAACCGTGCCTGTGTCGTTGATTTCTTCTTTTATTGCAGCGTATTACTTTGGTTTCTCGATCAACCTGATCACCTTGATGGCCCTGATCTTGTCGATCGGCTTGGTTGTGGATGATGCCATTGTGGTGGTTGAAAATATTTTTCATCACATTGAAAAAGGCGAATCGCCCCTTGTCGCGGCTTATAAAGGCACCAGAGAAGTTGGTTTTGCCGTCGTCGCCACCACGCTTGTTTTGGTTATGGTGTTCTTACCTATTTCCTTTATGGAAGGCATGGTGGGCTTACTGTTTACTGAATTCTCCGTATTGCTGGCGATGTCCGTCATCTTCTCGTCGCTAATTGCACTGACATTGACGCCAGTATTAGGCAGTAAAATCCTAAAAGCCAATGTGAAGCCGAATCGTTTTAATAAAGCCATCGATCGTTTATTTGGCCGACTGGGAAATGGTTATCGCTGGCTGCTTACCAAAGCAATGGTGGTCAGAATATTAGCGCCAGTCGTGATTCTTGGCTGTATTGGCGGAAGTGTGGTGCTGATGGACAAAGTACCCTCACAACTGGCCCCACAAGAAGATAGAGGCGTGTTGTTTGCTTTTGTCCGTGGTGCTGATGCCACCAGTTACAACCGTATGAACGCTAACATTGATATTGTTGAAGAAAGGCTGTTACCACTGCTAGGGCAAGGGGTATTGAAGTCATTCAGTGTTCAATCGCCTGCATTTGGTGGTAATGCTGGGGATCAAACGGGTTTTGTCATTATGATCCTAGAAGATTGGGAAGACAGAACGGTGACGGCGCAAGAAGCGCTGGGTATGATCCGTAAAGCCTTAGTTGATATTCCCGATGCGCGAGTTTTCTCAATGATGCCAGGCTTTAGAGGCGGGTCGAGTGAACCGGTGCAATTTGTTCTCGGTGGTTCAGATTACCCTGAATTGCAGAAATGGTCTGAGCTTCTAAAAACCAAAGCCAATGAAAGCGAGATAATGAATGGTGCAGAAATAAACTATTCAGAAAAAACACCGGAATTGGTGGTCACGGTTGATAAGAACAGAGCGGCAGAGCTAGGCATTAAAGTCACCGATATTTCTAATACGCTTGAAGTCATGCTGGGTGGCAAAACAGAAACCACCTTTGTTGAACGTGGTGAAGAATACGACGTGTATTTGCGAGGTGATGAAAATCACTTTAATAATGCGGCGGATTTGAGCCAAATTTACATGCGAACCAACAGCGGCCAACTGGTCACGTTAGATGCAGTGACTCGTATCGAAGAAGTGGCGTCATCCATTCGTTTGTCACACAACAACAAGCAAAAATCCATTACGCTTACGGCAAACTTGAACGATGGTTACACCTTAGGTGAGGCGTTGGATGAACTTGATAGGCTCGCAATTGAAAACCTTCCGAGTGATATTTCTGTCGCCTACAGCGGTGAATCTAAAGAGTTCAAGGAAAACCAAGCCAGTGTGTTGGTCGTATTTGCTCTGGCTCTGCTGGTGGCTTACTTAGTCTTAGCGGCTCAGTTTGAAAGCTTTATTAACCCGTTAGTGGTGATGCTGACCGTACCGATGGGCATATTGGGTGGGTTTATTGGTCTGTTTGTCATGGATCAAGGGCTCAACATCTATAGCCAAATTGGGATGATCATGTTGATCGGTATGGTGACCAAAAATGGCATATTGATTGTCGAGTTTGCCAACCAACTCCGTGATAAAGGCGTGGTGTTTGAACAAGCTATTATCGATGCGGCGGCAAGACGTTTACGCCCGATTCTCATGACTGCTTTTACAACGCTAGCAGGCTCTATTCCATTGATCGTGTCGACTGGCGCGGGTTATGAAAGCCGAATCGCCGTTGGTACGGTGATCTTCTTTGGTATGGGCTTTGCGACTTTGGTGACATTATTTGTCATTCCGGCCATGTATCGCTTAATATGTGTGCGCACACATTCACCTGGCTTTGTTGAAGCTCAACTTAACGAAGCACTCTCTAGAGAGACGGTTTCACGACCTACCCACGGTGAATTTGGAATGAACAATAACGGAGAGAAAAATGGCTGA